A single genomic interval of Thermus antranikianii DSM 12462 harbors:
- a CDS encoding FKBP-type peptidyl-prolyl cis-trans isomerase, with the protein MKVEQDKVVTIRYTLQVEGEVLDQGELSYLHGHGNLIRGLEEELEGREEGEIFQARVPADKAYGPRDPEGVQVVPLSAFPEDAEVVPGAQFYAQDMEGNPMPLTVVEVQGEEVTIDFNHPLAGKDLDFEVEVVRVREATPEEILHGHVHEGGHHH; encoded by the coding sequence ATGAAGGTGGAACAAGACAAGGTAGTGACCATCCGTTACACCCTCCAGGTGGAGGGGGAGGTCTTGGACCAGGGGGAGCTTTCCTACTTGCACGGGCACGGCAACCTGATCCGGGGCCTCGAGGAGGAGCTGGAAGGCCGCGAGGAGGGGGAGATCTTCCAGGCCCGTGTGCCTGCGGACAAGGCCTATGGACCCCGCGACCCCGAGGGGGTTCAGGTGGTGCCCCTCTCCGCCTTCCCCGAGGACGCGGAGGTGGTGCCCGGGGCCCAGTTCTATGCCCAGGACATGGAGGGGAACCCCATGCCCCTCACCGTGGTGGAGGTCCAGGGGGAAGAGGTGACCATTGACTTCAACCACCCCCTGGCGGGTAAGGACCTGGACTTCGAGGTGGAGGTGGTAAGGGTCCGGGAGGCTACCCCCGAGGAGATCCTTCACGGCCACGTGCACGAGGGCGGGCACCACCACTAA